A window of the Hypomesus transpacificus isolate Combined female chromosome 8, fHypTra1, whole genome shotgun sequence genome harbors these coding sequences:
- the LOC124470175 gene encoding myosin-7-like, translating to MGDALMAEFGAAAPFLRKSDKERLEAQTRYFDMKKNCFVPDPEVEYVRALISSRDGDKVTVETEYGKTTTHKEDDIHPQNPPKFDKIEDMAMFTFLHEPAVLFNLKERYAAWMIYTYSGLFCVTVNPYKWLPVYDQSVVNAYRGKKRSEAPPHIFSISDNAYQYMLSDRENQSVLITGESGAGKTVNTKRVIQYLASIAAVGGKKDAAQEKKGTLEDQIIQCNPALEAFGNAKTIRNDNSSRFGKFIRIHFGVSGKLASADIETYLLEKSRVTFQLKAERDYHIFYQILSQQKPELLDMLLITTNPYDYAFISQGEITVTSIIDSDELVATDEAFDVLGFTQEEKNGIYKMIGAIMHMGNMKFKNKQREEQAEPDGTEDTDKVAYLMALNSADLIKGLCHPRVKVGNEWVTKGQSVQQVYYSIGALSKSVYERLFLWMVVKINQTLDTKNARQHYIGVLDIAGFEIFDFNTFEQLCINFTNEKLQQFFNHHMFVLEQEEYKKEGIIWVFIDFGMDLAACIELIEKPMGIMSILEEECMFPKASDATFKAKLYDNHLGKNPNFQKPRIVKGRPEAHFSLVHYAGTVDYNIGNWLVKNKDPLNETVVGLFQKSSLKMLAVLFTGYAGADTAADAGGGKKKKGSSFQTVSALHRENLNKLMTNLRSTHPHFVRCLIPNETKTPGAMENPLVMHQLRCNGVLEGIRICRKGFPNRIQYGDFKQRYRILNPNVIPEGAFMDNKKAAEKLLGSLDIDHEEYRLGHTKVFFKAGLLGVLEEMRDDRLSLIITGLQSRARGVLARNEFQKIVERRDALLVIQWNIRAFMGVKNWPWMKMFFKIKPLLVSAETEKEMANMKEEFLKLKEAYAKSEARRKELEEKMVSLVQEKNDLQLAVQTEQDSLGDAEERCEGLIKSKIQLEAKSKELTERLEDEEEMNAELTAKKRKLEDECSELKKDIDDLELTLAKVEKEKHATENKVKNLTEEMAALDEIIAKLTKEKKALQEAHQQTLDDLQSEEDKVNTLTKAKTKLEQQVDDLEGSLEQEKKVRMDLERAKRKLEGDLKLTQESLMDLENDKQQMEEKLKKKDFEISQLSSKIEDEQAMSAQLQKKLKELQARIEELEEELEAERAARAKVEKQRADLARELEEISERLEEAGGATAAQIEMNKKREAEFQKVRRDLEEATLQHEATAATLRKKNADSVADLGEQIDNLQRVKQKLEKEKSELRLELDDVVSNMEQIVKSKTNSEKMCRTLEDQMTEYRTKSEEGQRSINDFTMQKAKLQTENGELARQLEEKDSLVSQLTRGKQSNVQQIEDLKRQLEEEIKAKNALAHAVQSARHDSELLREQYEEEQEAKAELQRSMSKANSEVAQWRTKYETDAIQKTEELEEAKKKLAQRLQDAEEAVEAVNAKCSSLEKTKHRLQNEIEDLMVDVERSNAAAAVLDKKQRNFDKVLAEWKQKYEESQTELESAQKEARSLSTELFKLKNSYEESLDHLETMKRENKNLQEEISDLTEQLGEGGKTVHELEKIRKQLEQEKAEIQTALEEAEGSLEHEEGKILRAQLEFNQVKADIERKLVEKDEEMEMAKRNQQRVVDTLQSSLESETRSRNEALRLKKKMEGDLNEMEIQLSQANRQAAEAQKQLKGLHAHMKDSQLQLDDALRSNDDLKENIAIVERRSNLLQAELDELRSMVEQTERGRKLAEQELLDVSERVQLLHSQNTSLLNQKKKLEGDTSQLQNEVEEAVQECRNAEEKAKKAITDAAMMAEELKKEQDTSSHLERMKKNMEQTIKDLQHRLDEAEQIAMKGGKKQVQKLEARVRELETEVELEQRKSNDSVKGVRKYERRIKELTYQTEEDRKNLSRLQDLVDKLQLKVKSFKRTAEEAEEQSNSNMGKFRKIQHELDEAEERADIAESQVNKMRSKSRDVGSKKGHDEE from the exons ATGGGGGACGCCTTGATGGCAGAGTTTGGGGCAGCAGCTCCTTTTCTGAGGAAGTCAGACAAGGAACGTCTGGAGGCCCAGACTCGTTATTTTGACATGAAGAAGAACTGCTTTGTGCCTGACCCAGAGGTTGAGTACGTCAGGGCACTAATCAGCAGTAGAGATGGGGACAAAGTCACCGTTGAAACTGAGTATGGGAAG ACAACAACACATAAGGAGGATGACATCCATCCCCAGAACCCGCCAAAGTTTGATAAAATTGAGGACATGGCGATGTTCACCTTCCTGCACGAGCCTGCTGTGCTGTTTAACCTCAAAGAGCGTTATGCAGCCTGGATGATCTAC acCTACTCAGGACTGTTCTGTGTGACTGTCAACCCCTACAAGTGGCTGCCAGTGTACGATCAGTCAGTTGTCAATGCTTACAGAGGCAAGAAGAGGAGTGAAGCTCCTCCTCacatcttctccatctctgacaATGCCTACCAGTACATGCTGTCAG ACAGGGAAAATCAATCTGTACTGATCAC TGGAGAATCCGGTGCAGGGAAGACTGTGAACACCAAGAGAGTCATCCAGTACTTGGCCAGCATTGCAGCTGTTGGTGGAAAGAAGGATGCCGCACAGGAGAAAAAG GGCACCCTGGAGGATCAAATCATCCAGTGTAACCCTGCCCTGGAGGCTTTTGGTAATGCCAAAACCATCAGAAATGACAACTCCTCCAGATTC GGAAAATTCATCAGAATTCATTTTGGAGTGAGCGGGAAGCTTGCATCCGCAGACATTGAAACTT ATCTCCTGGAGAAGTCACGTGTCACTTTCCAGCTCAAGGCTGAGAGAGACTACCACATCTTCTACCAGATCCTGTCTCAACAGAAGCCTGAATTGCTGG ATATGCTGCTCATCACCACCAACCCCTATGATTACGCCTTCATCTCCCAAGGAGAGATTACTGTAACATCCATTATTGATTCTGATGAGCTGGTTGCTACTGAT GAAGCCTTTGATGTGCTGGGGTTCACCCAAGAGGAAAAGAACGGCATTTACAAGATGATTGGTGCTATCATGCACATGGGCAACATGAAGTTCAAGAACAAGCAGAGGGAAGAGCAGGCAGAGCCAGATGGCACTGAGG ATACCGACAAAGTCGCATACCTGATGGCCTTGAACTCTGCTGACCTGATCAAGGGTCTCTGCCACCCAAGGGTCAAAGTAGGAAACGAGTGGGTCACCAAAGGTCAAAGTGTCCAGCAG GTGTACTACTCCATTGGTGCTCTGTCCAAGTCAGTGTATGAGAGGTTGTTCCTGTGGATGGTGGTGAAAATCAACCAAACCCTGGACACCAAAAATGCACGCCAACATTACATTGGTGTGCTGGACATTGCTGGCTTTGAGATTTTTGAT TTCAACACCTTTGAACAGCTGTGCATCAACTTCACTAATGAGAAGCTGCAGCAGTTCTTCAACCACCACATGTTTGTGCTGGAGCAAGAAGAGTACAAGAAAGAAGGAATTATTTGGGTGTTCATTGACTTCGGCATGGACTTGGCAGCCTGCATTGAGCTTATCGAGAAG CCCATGGGTATCATGTCCATCCTTGAAGAGGAGTGCATGTTCCCTAAAGCCAGTGATGCTACATTCAAAGCCAAGCTGTATGACAACCACTTGGGCAAAAACCCCAACTTCCAAAAGCCGAGGATTGTAAAAGGTCGACCAGAGGCCCATTTCTCCCTGGTTCACTATGCAGGCACAGTTGACTACAACATTGgtaactggctggtgaagaacaAGGACCCCCTGAATGAGACTGTAGTCGGACTCTTCCAGAAATCAAGCCTTAAGATGTTGGCTGTGCTTTTTACTGGCTATGCTGGTGCTGACACTGCtg CTGATGctggaggaggaaagaagaagaaaggctcCTCTTTCCAGACAGTGTCTGCTTTGCACagg GAGAACCTGAACAAACTCATGACCAACTTGAGGTCTACTCACCCCCACTTTGTGCGTTGCCTCATCCCCAATGAGACCAAGACTCCTGGGGCCATGGAGAACCCTCTGGTCATGCACCAGCTGCGCTGTAACGGTGTGCTGGAAGGCATCAGAATCTGCAGAAAGGGATTCCCCAACAGGATTCAGTATGGTGACTTCAAACAAAG ATACCGCATCCTAAACCCAAATGTTATCCCTGAGGGAGCGTTTATGGACAACAAAAAGGCAGCAGAAAAACTGCTGGGTAGTCTGGACATTGACCATGAGGAGTATAGATTAGGACACACCAAG GTGTTCTTCAAGGCTGGTCTGCTCGGTGTTctagaggagatgagagatgaccgtctctctctcatcatcacaGGGCTCCAGTCCAGAGCACGTGGTGTATTAGCAAGAAATGAGTTCCAGAAAATTGTAGAGCGCAG GGATGCCCTGCTTGTGATCCAGTGGAACATCAGGGCCTTCATGGGGGTCAAGAATTGGCCCTGGATGAAGATGTTCTTCAAGATCAAGCCTCTGCTTGTCTCAGctgagactgagaaagagatggCCAACATGAAGGAAGAATTCCTGAAGCTTAAAGAAGCTTATGCTAAATCTGAAGCCCGTAGGAAGGAGCTGGAAGAGAAGATGGTCTCCCTTGTCCAAGAGAAGAACGACCTTCAACTCGCAGTCCAAACT GAACAAGACAGTCTGGGAGATGCTGAGGAGAGGTGTGAGGGATTGATCAAGAGCAAGATCCAGCTTGAGGCCAAATCCAAGGAGCTGACTGAAAgactggaggatgaggaggagatgaatGCAGAGCTTACTGCTaagaagaggaagctggaggatgaGTGTTCAGAACTCAAGAAAGACATTGATGATCTGGAACTCActctggccaaagtggagaaggagaagcatgCCACGGAGAACAAG GTTAAAAACCTGACTGAGGAGATGGCAGCTCTGGATGAAATCATCGCCAAGCTGACCAAGGAAAAGAAAGCTCTTCAGGAGGCTCACCAGCAGACACTGGACGACCTTCAGAGTGAGGAGGACAAAGTCAACACTCTGACCAAGGCCAAAACCAAGCTGGAACAGCAGGTTGATGAT CTTGAAGGATCTCTGGAGCAAGAGAAGAAAGTAAGAATGGACCTTGAGAGAGCCAAGAGGAAGTTGGAGGGAGACCTGAAGTTGACCCAGGAGAGCCTAATGGACCTGGAGAACGACAAAcagcagatggaggagaaactgaaGAA GAAGGACTTTGAGATAAGTCAACTCAGCAGCAAGATTGAGGATGAGCAGGCCATGAGTGCCCAGCTTCAGAAGAAACTGAAGGAGCTGCAG GCCCGTATTGAGGAGCTTGAGGAAGagctggaggctgagagagCTGCCCGTGCCAAGGTTGAGAAGCAGAGGGCAGACTTGGCCCGAGAGTTGGAGGAGATCAgtgagagactggaggaggctggtggagCCACTGCTGCCCAGATTGAGATGAACaagaagagggaggcagagttcCAGAAGGTGCGCAGAGACCTTGAAGAGGCTACCCTGCAGCATGAGGCTACAGCTGCCACTCTGAGGAAGAAGAATGCAGACAGTGTGGCCGACCTGGGGGAGCAGATTGACAACCTTCAGAGAGTGAAGcagaagctggagaaggagaagagtgagctcaggctggagctggacgatgTGGTCTCCAACATGGAGCAGATCGTCAAATCCAAA ACAAACTCTGAGAAAATGTGCAGGACCCTTGAAGACCAGATGACTGAATACAGGACTAAATCTGAGGAGGGACAGCGATCCATCAATGATTTCACCATGCAGAAAGCAAAGCTTCAAACTGAAAATG gTGAACTTGCTAGGCAACTGGAGGAGAAGGACTCCCTGGTTTCCCAACTTACCAGAGGAAAACAGTCTAATGTTCAGCAGATTGAGGATCTCAAAAGACAACTGGAGGAGGAAATCAAG GCAAAGAATGCTTTAGCCCATGCAGTGCAGTCTGCTCGCCATGACTCAGAGCTGCTGAGGGAGCAgtatgaggaggagcaggaggccaaGGCTGAGCTGCAGCGCAGCATGTCCAAGGCTAACTCTGAGGTGGCTCAGTGGAGAACCAAGTATGAAACTGATGCCATCCAGAAGaccgaggagctggaagaggccaA GAAGAAGCTGGCTCAGCGTCTGCAAGATGCAGAAGAGGCTGTGGAAGCTGTCAATGCTAAATGTTCCTCCCTGGAGAAAACTAAACACAGACTCCAGAATGAGATTGAAGATCTCATGGTGGATGTGGAGAGATccaatgctgctgctgctgttctgGACAAGAAGCAAAGAAACTTTGACAAG GTTCTGGCAGAGTGGAAGCAGAAGTATGAGGAGTCCCAGACTGAGCTGGAAAGCGCCCAGAAGGAGGCCAGATCCCTCAGCACTGAGCTGTTCAAACTGAAGAACTCCTATGAAGAGTCTCTGGATCATCTGGAGACCATGAAGAGGGAGAACAAGAACCTCCAAG AGGAAATTTCTGACCTGACTGAGCAACTTGGTGAGGGTGGAAAGACTGTCCATGAGTTGGAGAAGATTCGTAaacagctggagcaggagaaggctgAGATCCAGACTGCTCTGGAGGAAGCTGAg GGCTCCCTGGAGCACGAGGAAGGCAAGATTCTCAGAGCTCAGCTGGAGTTCAACCAGGTCAAAGCTGACATCGAGCGCAAACTGGTGGAGAAAGATGAGGAGATggaaatggccaagagaaaccAGCAGAGGGTGGTGGATACCCTGCAAAGTTCCCTGGAGTCTGAGACTCGCAGCAGGAACGAGGCTCTCAGGctgaagaagaagatggagggagacctcAATGAGATGGAGATCCAGCTCAGCCAGGCcaacaggcaggcagcagaggCCCAGAAGCAACTCAAGGGCCTCCATGCACATATGAAG GACTCCCAACTGCAGCTGGATGATGCTCTTCGTAGCAATGATGATCTGAAGGAGAATATTGCCATTGTGGAGAGACGTAGCAATCTGCTGCAGGCTGAACTGGATGAGCTGAGGTCCATGGTGgagcagactgagagaggcCGCAAACTGGCTGAGCAGGAACTGCTGGATGTCAGTGAGAGGGTTCAGCTGCTACACTCTCAG AACACCAGCCTGCTGAACCAGAAGAAGAAGCTAGAGGGTGACACTTCCCAGCTTCAGAATGAAGTGGAGGAGGCTGTGCAGGAGTGCAGGAATGCTGAGGAGAAAGCCAAGAAGGCCATCACTGATGCTGCCATGATGGcagaggagctgaagaaggagcaggACACCAGTTCTCACCTGGAGCGCATGAagaagaacatggagcagaccatcaaggacctgcagcaccGTCTGGATGAAGCTGAGCAAATCGCCATGAAGGGTGGCAAGAAGCAGGTCCAGAAGCTGGAGGCCCGG GTGAGGGAGCTGGAGACAGAGGTGGAGTTGGAGCAGAGGAAGAGCAATGATTCAGTGAAAGGAGTCCGTAAATATGAGAGACGCATCAAGGAGCTCACCTACCAG ACTGAGGAGGACCGTAAGAACTTGAGCCGTCTGCAAGACCTGGTGGACAAACTGCAGCTGAAGGTCAAGTCCTTCAAGAGAACTGCAGAGGAGGCT GAGGAGCAGTCCAACTCTAATATGGGAAAGTTCCGTAAAATTCAGCATGAGCTGGATGAAGCAGAGGAAAGGGCTGACATTGCTGAGTCCCAGGTCAACAAGATGAGAAGCAAGAGTCGTGACGTTGGATCAAAG AAAGGACATGATGAAGAGTAA